In Chelonoidis abingdonii isolate Lonesome George chromosome 22, CheloAbing_2.0, whole genome shotgun sequence, one genomic interval encodes:
- the LOC116817869 gene encoding apelin receptor-like produces the protein MDFSGVASAQSERYWRGALSLGTTALGFLLPLLLMTLFYCCIGASLSRHFQHLRKEQEKRRLLRIIATLVAVFALCWLPFHLLKSLYVLSELGLLELPCAFLALVVLLHPYATCLAYINSCLNPFLYAFFDLRFRAQCRLLLGLRPALRGPAGSGSSTLSAQTQKSELYSLATKV, from the coding sequence ATGGACTTCAGCGGCGTGGCCAGCGCGCAGAGCGAGCGCTACTGGCGGGGCGCGCTCAGCCTGGGCACCACGGCGCTGGGCttcctgctgccgctgctgctcaTGACCCTCTTCTACTGCTGCATCGGCGCCAGCCTCAGCCGCCACTTCCAGCACCTGCGCAAGGAGCAGGAGAAGCGGCGGCTGCTGCGCATCATCGCCACGCTGGTGGCGGTGTTCGcgctctgctggctgcccttccaCCTGCTCAAAAGCCTCTACGTGCTCAGCGAGCTGGGGCTGCTGGAGCTGCCCTGCGCCTTCCTCGCCCTcgtggtgctgctgcacccctatGCCACCTGCCTGGCTTACATCAACAGCTGCCTCAACCCCTTCCTCTACGCCTTCTTCGACCTGCGCTTCCGCGCGCAGTGCCGCCTGCTGCTGGGGCTGCGCCCGGCGCTGCGCGGCCCGGCCGGCTCGGGCTCCTCCACGCTCAGCGCGCAGACCCAGAAATCCGAGCTGTACTCGCTGGCCACCAAGGTGTAG